DNA sequence from the Agrobacterium tumefaciens genome:
TGAGAAGCGTGCCACTGACGACCTCGGCAATTGTCCGCTCTCTCAGGATCTGTACCAGCGGGGCGCTGCACAGAAGCAGCCTGTCCTGCGGACCCCAATCCTCATGGATGATATCCGGCCGGAACTGTTGGGAAAGACCGACGCATTGGGACAGCTGCTTTTTCATGCCGACAATGACGTGATCGCGTGAAAGCTGGTGCATCGTTCCGTTTTTAAGAAGATAAGCGCGTGCGTCGCCGGACCAGACGATGCTCAGCCTGTCGCCGCTGATATGGGCGATGACCACACTGGCGGCCGGCCTGTTTTCTGCTGCTGCGGCCTGCCGTGACAAAAGAAGGCTGTTAACGGTGCCGAGCTTTCCCCGGATGTTCTGCGTCATTATCTCCGGATTGTCGGCATCCGGCGTCTCCGCCAGAATATTGGTGACCTGACGGGCGGCCTCCACGGCGCCGTGCGTATCGCCCTGTCCGTCGGCTATGGCGAAGAGGGCAGGATTTCTTGAAACGAAAAGCGAATCCGCATTCAGGGACAGCCGCGTTCCCGCGTGCGTCGCATAGCCGTAAATCACCGGCGATGGCTGCTCGGCAGAGCGCGCAGGCCGAATGGGTGGAGGCGCTTGCGCGGGCGCACTGTCTTGGGTCCGCGCATGGGCGCGCGCGGCACCCGTCCCTTCCTCATCGTTCTTGCCCGCCATTTCGCTGAACAGGCGCATGAAATCGGAAGCCTTCGGCTTGCCATCGAATTTGAGCCCCCGCGGGCGGCGACTAAGGGGATCGATATGCCACCAGAGACTGGTTGGCGGTCGGCCCCGCACCATCTCCCGTTCGTCATCCTCCTCCCGGGGTTTGGGCAGCCGCAGTTTCCTGACCGCAGCGTTGAAGCGCGCAATCTCGAAATCGCCGGTCGTGGATGTCTCGGCCAGGGCCTCGGCCGCCATGAACCAGGTATCGTCCAGATAGAGCGTTCTTGGGTGTTTCCGGAAATTGTTAAGCTGGGCGATGATGGCCAGCGGATATTTCCGCCCCAC
Encoded proteins:
- the tagF gene encoding type VI secretion system-associated protein TagF, which translates into the protein MVNQASRPAETAAESDRIGFFGKVPSHGDFISDGLERELISTFDDWMRSGLHACADMFAGRWPAIFSSSPPIRFIVERGIWGNCAYVGVLLPSTDRVGRKYPLAIIAQLNNFRKHPRTLYLDDTWFMAAEALAETSTTGDFEIARFNAAVRKLRLPKPREEDDEREMVRGRPPTSLWWHIDPLSRRPRGLKFDGKPKASDFMRLFSEMAGKNDEEGTGAARAHARTQDSAPAQAPPPIRPARSAEQPSPVIYGYATHAGTRLSLNADSLFVSRNPALFAIADGQGDTHGAVEAARQVTNILAETPDADNPEIMTQNIRGKLGTVNSLLLSRQAAAAENRPAASVVIAHISGDRLSIVWSGDARAYLLKNGTMHQLSRDHVIVGMKKQLSQCVGLSQQFRPDIIHEDWGPQDRLLLCSAPLVQILRERTIAEVVSGTLLKECAGALIQEALIENARENISAIVIGNEREQR